In Mytilus edulis chromosome 4, xbMytEdul2.2, whole genome shotgun sequence, the following proteins share a genomic window:
- the LOC139518877 gene encoding elongation factor 2-like, whose translation MVNFTIDQIREIMDRKNNIRNMSVIAHVDHGKSTLTDSLVSKAGIIASSRAGETRFTDTRKDEQERCITIKSTAISLYYELKKSDLQYITQQKDPDNRNDFLINLIDSPGHVDFSSEVTAALRVTDGALVVVDCVSGVCVQTETVLRQAIGERIKPVLFMNKMDLALLTLQIEAEPLYQTFQRIIENINVIIATYDIEGNPMGDLAVDPKKGTVGFGAGLHGWAFTLKDFAAMYTKKFGIAEDKLMKRLWGDNFYNNKEKKWDKEPSSGDRGFVKFCLSPIFQVFDTCMKKPKEEAIALAEKMGVKLTAEEKDNQEKGLLKIVMRKWLPAGDALLQMIVIHLPSPVTAQKYRCEMLYEGPQDDPCATAIKTCDPQGELMMYISKMVPTSDKGRFFAFGRVFAGTVKTGIKCRIMGPNFTPGKKEDLYEKNIQRTILMMGRYTEPIEDVPCGNICGLVGVDQYLIKTGTLSTYKEAHNFRTMKFSVSPVVRVAVECKNPSDLPKLVEGLKRLAKSDPMVQCIIEETGEHIIAGAGELHLEICLKDLEEDHACIPLKKSDPVVSYRETVSEESSLTCLSKSPNKHNRLFMRAAPLPEGCAEAIDNGDIAPRQEIKERGRYMADKFDFDVGEARKIWCFGPEGTGPNLLMDVTKGVQYLNEIKDSAIAGFQWATKEGVLCEENVRGVRYNIHDVTLHADAIHRGGGQIIPTTRRVLYACQLTAKPKIMEPVFLVEIQCPEQAVGGIYSCLNKRRGQVFDNQQIGNTPQFIVKSYLPVNESFGFTGDLRSSTGGQAFPQCVFDHWAVMPGDPFDSTSKPGEVVTVTRKRKGMKEGIPALDNYLDKM comes from the exons ATG GTGAACTTTACAATAGATCAGATCCGTGAGATCATGGATCGGAAAAATAACATAAGAAACATGTCTGTCATTGCTCACGTCGACCATGGCAAATCAACACTGACGGATTCCCTTGTAAGCAAAGCTGGTATTATTGCCTCTTCAAGAGCAGGTGAAACAAGATTCACAGATACCAGGAAAGATGAACAAGAAAGATGTATCACCATTAAATCAAC CGCAATTTCTCTTTACTATGAACTGAAAAAGAGTGATTTGCAGTACATCACCCAGCAAAAAGATCCTGATAACAGAAATGATTTCTTAATCAACTTGATTGATTCACCTGGCCACGTTGATTTCTCATCTGAAGTAACAGCAGCTTTAAGAGTAACTGACGGAGCTCTTGTTGTTGTAGATTGTGTGTCTG GTGTATGTGTACAGACTGAAACCGTACTTAGACAAGCAATTGGAGAAAGAATTAAACCAGTCCTGTTCATGAACAAGATGGACTTGGCCTTGTTGACACTTCAGATTGAAGCTGAACCTCTGTACCAAACTTTCCAGAGAATTATTGAGAACATTAATGTCATCATTGCAACATATGACATTGAAGGAAATCCCATGGGTGATTTAGCG GTTGATCCTAAAAAGGGAACCGTAGGCTTTGGAGCCGGTTTACATGGTTGGGCTTTCACTTTGAAAGACTTTGCTGCTATGTACACAAAGAAATTTGGCATTGCTGAGGACAAACTGATGAAGAGATTGTGGGGTGACAATTTCTacaacaataaagaaaaaaaatgggacAAAGAACCAAGTTCAGGTGATCGTGGATTTGTCAAATTCTGTCTATCTCCTATTTTCCAAGTATTTGATACATGCATGAAGAAGCCAAAAGAAGAAGCAATAGCTCTAGCAGAAAAAATGGGCGTCAAATTGACTGCAGAGGAAAAAGATAACCAAGAAAAGGGTCTTCTTAAG ATTGTGATGAGGAAATGGTTGCCAGCTGGTGATGCATTGTTACAGATGATAGTCATTCATTTACCATCCCCTGTAACCGCACAAAAATACAGATGTGAAATGTTGTATGAAGGTCCACAAGACGATCCTTGTGCCACAG CCATCAAAACATGCGATCCTCAAGGAGAGCTGATGATGTACATCTCCAAGATGGTACCCACATCTGACAAAGGTAGATTCTTTGCCTTCGGTCGTGTGTTTGCTGGTACAGTAAAAACTGGTATCAAATGCAGAATCATGGGTCCCAACTTTACTCCTGGCAAGAAAGAAGATCTATACGAGAAAAATATTCAAAG aaCTATTCTTATGATGGGGCGTTACACAGAACCAATTGAAGATGTACCATGCGGTAATATATGTGGATTGGTTGGTGTAGATCAATACTTGATTAAAACTGGAACTCTCTCCACCTACAAAGAAGCTCACAACTTTAGAACAATGAAATTCAGTGTCAGTCCTGTAGTAAGAGTAGCAGTTGAATGCAAAAACCCTTCAGATTTGCCAAAATTGGTAGAAGGATTGAAACGTTTAGCTAAATCTGATCCTATGGTACAG tGTATTATTGAAGAAACTGGTGAACATATTATTGCTGGAGCAGGAGAGTTGCATTTAGAAATTTGCTTGAAGGATTTGGAGGAAGATCATGCCTGTATTCCCCTCAAGAAATCAGACCCAGTTGTATCATACAGAGAAACAGTTTCAGAAGAGTCAAGTCTGACTTGTCTTTCTAAATCACCAAACAAACACAACAGGTTGTTCATGAGAGCAGCTCCTTTACCAGAAGGCTGTGCTGAAGCCATTGACAAT GGTGACATTGCTCCACGTCAAGAGATTAAAGAGAGAGGAAGGTACATGGCAGACAAGTTTGACTTTGATGTTGGAGAAGCCAGGAAGATCTGGTGTTTTGGACCTGAAGGAACTGGTCCTAATTTGTTGATGGATGTAACAAAGGGAGTACAGTATCTGAATGAAATTAAAGACAGTGCTATTGCTGGATTCCAGTGGGCAACCAAAGAG GGTGTATTGTGTGAAGAAAATGTAAGAGGTGTTCGTTATAACATTCATGATGTAACACTTCACGCTGATGCCATCCACAGAGGTGGTGGACAAATCATCCCAACAACAAGAAGAGTATTGTATGCATGTCAGCTGACAGCTAAACCAAAAATTATGGAACCAGTTTTCTTGGTAGAAATTCAG TGTCCAGAACAGGCAGTTGGTGGTATTTACAGTTGTCTCAACAAGCGTCGTGGTCAGGTATTTGATAATCAACAGATTGGTAATACACCACAGTTTATTGTCAAGTCTTATCTTCCAGTAAATGAATCATTTG GTTTTACTGGTGACTTGAGATCATCAACTGGTGGTCAAGCTTTCCCACAGTGTGTGTTTGATCATTGGGCAGTCATGCCAGGAGACCCATTTGACAGTACTTCCAAACCAGGAGAAGTTGTCACTGTTACAAGAAAACGTAAAGGAATGAAAGAAGGCATCCCCGCCCTGGACAATTATCTTGACAAAATGTAA